The sequence ATACATGATTTCTCTATTTTACCTGATACATCTGATTCAAACACATATTTCATtattgatttcaatttttttttataaagacaaaaaaaacttAGAATCAAACCTAAAATAAGGTTCTAAAtctgaatttattttttttaaacagtGATATCCATTAATAAATTCATCATTAAAGAAAACCAATGTATATACAAGATAGTAATGTGTCACTTTTTGTAAATCATGGATATACATCACAACAATTGGTCTACTGAAATGAGCAAAAAAAGAACAGATAATAGCAAACAAAGAACTTAGAGCAATTCCTACGGTAATGTTCAGACTCTGAATTTtattgagccacgtggatggccAAACGGGTTTCTCCACTATGATAAAGCAGGGCAAAATGAACAGATTTGATTTTTTAGGATCCCAccagtatttttttttaatataaaatgttttgtaggataaagatgaaaaataaaatataatatttaggtgagataaaataggattaaagtgagataaaatatgataaagtgagataaaataagatCAAAAAATAGTAAAGTAATCAGGATTGTACTTAGCATCAATCCAAGGGTTGCGGGCGTCAATGAAAATGTTGCTGGCGTTTTTGGCATGGTCGCGTGTTGATTCTTCCAACGCCAGCGTTTTTGGCAACGTCGCGCGACCTTACCACAGACGCGCGCTGGATGTTCCGACTCAATGTTCAAAGCAacagatttgttgatttgaacatccatttttcatatttGTTCATTTCATAGTGAgaacaaaatgaacaaactctgagtttgttcattccataggaactgctttTAGTTGCAGAAGGAAAGAGGTTAGCAGTACGTTGACACTACCTCTCTTGAAAAGaagggttttcttttttctttttttttttttattccactTACACGTGTGGAACATGTAATCAAAAAAATAACAACTGTTGGCTAGAGACCCTGTGAACTAAGCCAAGTGGCCCAAGTCCATGTTTTAGTTCTGAAGCAACATATCAACATGTGCAATCCACACGTACACTTATACTAGAGAACtaaagtttgaaaaaaaaatggaacATTTTCAAATTTTACACGAGAAATTAGCAACAAATTGATTTAGTTGTAAAAATACCTTTATCGACGTGCACGTGCATTCAACTTGTGTTTTAGTAAGTTTCAAATTTATTGTAATAGATTATCCAGGAATGAAATAAAAAGAGCATTCATAACTTATTTATAATCATAGTAGTTTTTTCCAAACCAATGCCGGTATTCTGAAAACCTAAATTTAAGAAGGGTGCACAAAATGCCGGCATGGACAGATATTATTTACCATGCTGATATTCTGCAAAATAATTCCCCAAGTTTTAAAAATCATATTTCCGACATAAATTGGATAACAATGCCGGAATAAGTGTCGGCGTTGCAATATATAAACATTTCAATGCCGGCGCATATCCAATTGTGTAAagaaaatttagaaaaaaaaattctaaaaatctaaacatgttcaacataaaccaaacaactgaattGTGTTTAAATGTTCTAATCCGGCTACCACAAACCAAACGTAAACCAAACAATTAAAGAGTTCATCATGAGTTacaaacaaaaacaagttcaAAATTGTGCAAAACTTAACAACCAATTCCAaatgaagaaacacaaatataaatCTTATATCATTTGGTCCTTTGCTTCTTGGAGGCCACCTTCCTCGTTTCCCCGAACAGAGCTTTTATACTTGGATCTTCCATTTTATCAAGCTTTTTctcgacttccttcatttcttcaggGGATAACACCTCTTCTTTCTCGTTCTTGCAACCAAACATCTTCCTCAACTTGTCAAGCCGAcgtcgctagtttcatacatccaacacataattagtatatatatactaatataagattatgtatACATTAAATGACTAAGCAATTAAAAATACTaactagcaatccaacggtcttctGAAGTCTGGCAATTGTAGGTGGTACCTCTgtaggagttggaacgggagggtttttctggggtggaatTTCAACGTTATCCAGGCGCACAACAAAAGGATGTGAGTAGTCCAAGTAATACCTCATGTAGTCAGGACCGACTTCATCACCGTTTTTCGCAATCTCCCAATTACTCATATCTACCAAACGAcatggttccctatccctccaatgtgaTGGTTCTGGATATGGAGTATACTTTACCTTCAACCTTAAGGCAGTTGAAAGGCTCCGAGGATAGTCAACAAAGTACCTTTCAAACGTAAGTTGTTGCACACTAGTTTGTTTCTTATATCCAAGTTGATGCATCACACGTCGAGGATCAGCCATTATGTATCCCTTTGGGTGGTACAACGGCCCATTGTAATATAAAACGTTGCCAAACCTCAAAAGTGGTGGTTTTATCTAGCCTCCTTGTAAGGCTCGAACACAACCTatttggtagtcatcgcgtccatAGCCAATCTCATATATGTCAGCACGATTGTTACCGGGCTTCAGAGTGTTGTTTAACTCGTATCTCTGAGCTCTAGGCTCACCGGGGTCAGAACTTTCTTTTATCGTCAAGGCTTTGTAGTtcgtgaacaatgttgggaagtgttcataagcccaggcCTACGCCGATGtagaatgatacatataaaaaggAGTTATTTTATGTACAATAGTAACGGTATATgaaaacaatatataaaaacataagtttaaaaacaaaattacctggagtagagtgaaattccagACAAATTGATTGGTAacagccttagaggcccttctcatctccgtcatcaaatgtgcaaTTACcatggtgccccaagaatagccaGAGACATCTTCCAATAGATCCAAGTATTGTAGGTGGTTTGCACTCACCCTGTTCCCACCGGTGTTAGGGAATACCTTAGTTCCCAAGATGAACAACAAGTACGCAACGGCTGTATAACGAATTTGAGTGGGATCCCAATCATCCTTCAATTGTTTCTCTTCCGTCCATCTAAACCTCTCCCTAAGCATCTTCAGTTTCATTGTCTTTGTCCTACAATTCTTAGATACACAGAAGCTTTGTATAGAAGTTTCATAGTCCCATCCAAACAACTTGTTAGTCAAATCGtgtaacttcgaccattctaggtccggaCATTTATCTCCTTCTGCAACTGATTTACCGGTAACCcataagcctagaatgttctgagcatcatcaggtaTCGAGGTCATCTCACCAAAttggaagtgcatggtatcagtttcaccatgaaaCCTTTcaacgaagcaattgactgtcacggAATCATACTCCACAAAATTCTCAACCAAAGGATATAGCCCAGAGTCCTTTACTAATtattggacctcttcacattccttagCCAAATCCCAATCACTCGAGGATTGGTGTCAGCAAACACGAACAACttccttatgatcctacaattaggagactgTTATATTTTACATAAATAGAAAGAAATATAAAGTATACATAAATAGGAGACGGTGAAAGAAAacatacaaaacaatacatatgcacaagataaaactTCTTACATatgtttgatagatagtacgagcccacgtgtCCTTGTAGCTAAATAGTGGTATTGTACCGGAAGCTTGGCGCCTAAATTTCCTATCACCTAGGTCAGGTAACATGTCATTAGGATGAAGAAGGTCTGAACCTTTTATTTTGACtactttcttcttttcttgttcttcttctgctTCACCTTCACCTTTTCTCAATCCTTCACCTAgtgtcggttgttgacttggcccaccgaCTTCCTCTAAAACTTCACTTTGGCTCGCTTGTTGACTTGGGTCAACCTCATCATCAACCTCATCATCTTCCTCTTCATCGTGCTCATCATTTGATTCTCTAGTATGTTCACAGATTACTATTTCACTATGGTCCCTATTCTTCCAAACTTCCCTCTTGTAGAGCCTGCCCCCAAACGCTTATTGCGACCAAATTCTTTCTCTCGGGGAGGAAGAGACTCGAGAGTGGCAAGATcgctcttctttcttttcttaacgTCAGCATCTTTAGTTTTTGCTTTCTTAGCTTCCTTGGCTTTATCCTATAAAAAGACATATGAAATAAATAAACAACAATTGGCATAGATACGTTGAATAACGGCATTGAAACACATGTGTCGGGATTGCTTAACGAAAAACATCCATGTCGAGACAGAAAAATGGCATTTTCTGTCGACATCTCGACCTTGCCGGGACACAATCCCTCTTGTAGAGCCCGCCCCCAATGCTTATTGCGACCTAATTCTTTCCCTCAGGGAGGAAGAGACTCGGGAGTGGAAAGAgcgttcttctttcttttcttaacgtcaacatctttagtttttactttttttgcttCCTTGGCTTATGTCTATAAATAGACATACGAAATAAATAAACAACAATTGGCATAGATATGTTGAATAACGGAATTGAAACACATGTGCTGGCATTGCTTAACGAAAAACGTCCATGTCGAGATAGAAAAACGGCATTGTCTATCGACAACTCGACCTTGCCGGGACACAATGCTGACAATGCCAGTAGTCTTAGGTAATTCCTAGGTTATTCATGCATACCAAAAGAGCATTTCCGGCATACACATAAAAAACTAAAACAATGCAGTAACTAATTCCCGACGGGGTATTCATCCCAATATCAATGTCGGGATTAAACATTCAGTTCCTagtgattttatttttgtagccggcatagtattcatattAAATCCAATGCCGAAACACGTTACCGACatatggtattcatactaaattcAATGTCGTAACCcagtaccggcattgtattcatacttaTTTCAATGCTGGAATTGATTGTAACTCAACTAtttgagttagggttcgcgattctaacctaatCTCATTGCTTTAAATCGATTAAAATACTTGTAAAACGTTTcagaatcacttaccttctcacagaagccatttCTTTGAGAGTTTAATGGTCtcaatcctcttcttcttcctcaagaGCAATCCGAGCAAGTCtttgttcttgtttttgttgagcaactgattttgattttgattgcagaTTGGGATTGGGTTTCTTCCATTGAGGCGTGGTTATAAATTCGGGTAATCGACGAAgatatttttgaatcgacgatgaaGAACGATGGTGTTAaggatgaagattttttttttctttcaaaaccctaactagcAAGAATGACGGAACAGACGGGGgatattgattttggttttttgatttttagttttagattttaatttagATGGAAGGATATTATAGTCTTTTGATAATGtttttaattaaccaaagggtattttagtattttcgtcccaaaaacaccccttaacaGACACTATTGGATGGGaatagtaatttatatccccaattAATAAAAGTATCCCCAATTGCGCTTTCTAATATAACTGCACATTTTTTTAACACCTAGAGACAAGAGAGAAAGGCAGGAGGCCCTGAATGGGCTTTCCTATTGGTAATACGAAAGGCCTAAATTGAGGCGGCGGTCGCACACTCTGAACCCCTCAGGACCGGCGGCCAGCATACGTTTTATTTGCCAAAAAGTTATTGTGCATATTGAAGTCTATTACTCGTGCGCATTATTTGGTACCTTGACTCTGACCTTCCAAATGTTGTTCCTGGTGATCATGGAAAAAAAAAACCACTGTCATGCGTCAATTTTGAGTACATTTCACCATACCAGCATAATCAGAATTTTGCGATTCCAACTTCCACCAATCAATTTTGTCTTTACTTCAAAATCCAAACCAACAAACTTTTTCACCTTTCAGAACCAACTGCACAGAGAAAACCACGAAGATAGTCATGCATACCTGCAACATGGCATGAAAATGGAGGaatctttcaccaacaaatgaaATGTGTCGCACTCTCAAACCCATTACTCTCCTATAAATAACAGCAAATAACCATTGCTAATAACACATCTCATTTCCTACTGAAATCCCATCCCTTCAACAAATTAAGCTTATTAGCTAGTTCAGGATGAAGTCCTCATCTTTAGTTTGTCTTggtttttgctttgtttttgtgttgaatGGTTGTCTAGGTCAGATAGAACAGCAAGGAGGAGGATGGCAaacccagcagcagcagcaacagccacGCCATTACCAAGGCCAAAGCCAGTGTCGCATTGAGAACATAAATGCACAAGAACCTAACCGCCGTGTTGAGTCCGAAGCTGGTGTTACAGAGTTTTGGGACCAGAATAACGAACAGTTCGAATGTGCTGGTGTCGCCCCTGCTCGATATATTATCCAGCCTAATGGACTTCTCTTGCCGTTTTTTGTTAATGCACCAAGACTTGTCTACATTGTTCAAGGTATGTTCCCTGATATTACATTTGAGTTCAACATTTACTGTAATTTCTGGCAGTGTTTAAAACTGAATGTACTGTTGCAGGTAGGGGTATGTCTGGAGCTCTTATCCCTGGCTGTCCTGAAACTTTCCACTCAATTCGACAATCTGTGCAGCAACTAAGAGGAAGAAGCCAGCAACAGGGAGGTGCTAGAGATCAACATCAAAAGATCCGTAGCATTAGACAAGGAGATATCTTGGCTTTACCTGCTGGAGTAACTCATTGGTTGTATAACGAGGGCGAGACCCCGCTTATTGCCGTCTCCCTTCATGACACAAGCAGTAGCGCTAACCAGCTCGATCGCCAACTCAGGGTATATGAAATGATCAATCCTTTTGAATTGTTAGTGATGAATTATGTCATACACATATCTGACACACATATATCTGTGTGTAGAAATTTCAATTGGCCGGAAGCCAACAAACACAAACGACCTCATACCAACAACGACAACAACAGCAGCGTCAACAGGCAAGAGGCCAACAACAAGATGTCCCAGAAAACAACATCTTCAATGGCTTCAATGTTGAAACTTTGGCTGAGGCTTTTGGAGTGAGCACTGAAACAGCGAGGAGACTACAAGGACAAGATGACCAGAGAGGTAACATCGTTTTCGTTGAAGGCGGGCTTCATGCAATCAGGCCACaacaaggagaagaagaagaggaacaagaacAACGTTACAGGACCACAAATGGGTTAGAGGAAACTATTTGCAGCATGAGACTCAAGCAGAACATAGCCAATCCAACAAGGGCTGATATTTACTCAGAAAAAGGTGGAAGAATCACAACTCTCAACAGTCAGAAGCTACCCATCCTTAACAACCTTCAA comes from Papaver somniferum cultivar HN1 chromosome 7, ASM357369v1, whole genome shotgun sequence and encodes:
- the LOC113296863 gene encoding 11S globulin subunit beta-like; the protein is MKSSSLVCLGFCFVFVLNGCLGQIEQQGGGWQTQQQQQQPRHYQGQSQCRIENINAQEPNRRVESEAGVTEFWDQNNEQFECAGVAPARYIIQPNGLLLPFFVNAPRLVYIVQGRGMSGALIPGCPETFHSIRQSVQQLRGRSQQQGGARDQHQKIRSIRQGDILALPAGVTHWLYNEGETPLIAVSLHDTSSSANQLDRQLRKFQLAGSQQTQTTSYQQRQQQQRQQARGQQQDVPENNIFNGFNVETLAEAFGVSTETARRLQGQDDQRGNIVFVEGGLHAIRPQQGEEEEEQEQRYRTTNGLEETICSMRLKQNIANPTRADIYSEKGGRITTLNSQKLPILNNLQMSAERGVLYQNALLAPHWNLNAHSVMYVTRGSCRCQIVGNQGRQVFDGQLNQGQMLVVPQNFAVVKQAGNEGFEWVSFKTNDNAMTSPLVGKTSVLRAMPVNVLMNAYQISREEANRLKYNREQETMILTPGSRSQVRASA